TTTTGGCAATGACTGTCTGGCTGCACAGGCAAAAAACTACCGTTTCAACCTGGAACTGTAAACTGGAGGAAAATATGTTTGATTTTCAGTCCTATATTCGGGTACTCTTATCCGTAAGTTCCGGGCTACTTACCCTATTAGGTTCCGTAGGTATTTTTGTTTCGCTGACCGTACAAAGGAGAATAGAGCGCCTACAGGACACCCTGGAACAATTTATGGACTTATCTTACCATAATTCGGCCAATCTGACCGGACAAATGTTCAGGCTTATTGAAAAATACCAAATGCATTACCTTTTGCCCGACAGCCCCAGCCGAAAGATTCTGTACTACATTAACCTGACAATTTTTGTGGTCGTATTTGTCTGGTTCAGTCTGCTGATAATTGATTTTGAACCGCCCTGGAAATGGGAGGCGCTACTCTACTTGATCCCAATCAGCACAGGGCTGAGTATACTTTTTTTCTACAGGTACCTTTTAAAAAATGCTATTAATCCTATAGATAACGGCCTGTTTACCCCGTTAATACCTCCGCCAACCAAGCTGCGCAGTGTTTCGTTTTTATCGAAATATGTAAATGTTTCTGTCAAAACCATATTAAAACACGCCCGGTTAAGGTTGGTGGTAAAAAAGAGGGACAACGCCACGCTGGTTGTTTTAAAAGAAGAATTATCCTTTGACGACTATTTTTATTATATCGAACTAAAAAACGACAAAAAAGCCCTCTTTGCAGGTTTCGGCGAACTGCGCCTCATTTTTCCCAATGAACCCATTACGGGCAAACCGGTACCGGTACTGAGAAACATAAATATTCCTCTAGGCTTTTTGGCCCTTGAAGAAATAGAAGAGGAAAAAATAGATACCAAACTTTTAATTTTTCCCCGTGGGGAAAAACACCCGGTCGAATACCTCTTTAATTTACGCAAACAAACAGACGGCATGACTATGGTCGGCGAACCGGTGATCAGTATAAACTACATGATTTTGTATCATATTAACGGTTCCGTTTTTGAACTGCTGGAAAACAACACCGACGAAAAACTATTCGACACGATGGCCAAGTATTTTGTCCTGGACCGGAAACGCCGCTGGATTTCCCAGTTTGACCCCGTCAATGAAAACAATATTCAGGAGTGCCTGGTGGACCCTTACGTGGATTAGGGTGCCAACCGCGAACCGGTAGCCATTAAAAGCAGCATAACAGTATTCCAGGTGGAATGAGCAAAAATCGAAGCCCACAAGGATTTGGTCCGTTCAAAGAGGTAGGCCAGGCCAATACCACCCACGGCAATAGGGATAAACCTGAACAGGTCCCGGTGCATCAAAGAAAAAATTAATCCCGATATAACCATGCCGGGCAGCCGGCCAAACCTGTCCCGAAATACAGGGTAAACCATGCCGCGAAAATAGATTTCCTCGCTCAAAGGGGCCATAACCGACCCAAGGAAAAATGCCAGCAACCGGGACCATTTTCCGTCCATCGCCAGCAAATAAGTGGCAACATCCTGAGGCGGCGGAGTAGTTTTGGTAATGATAACCATGATAACGCCAAGAAGAAGGATGAGAAATACCAGCACAAAACCGCCCCCAACGCCTATAAACAGGGTTTGTAAAAAGTTATGTGTAGTTAATCCTATTTCTGCCAGGGTTGCTTTGCGGAACCAAAAAATAATCCCTGTTACAACGAGGATGTAGAAAGCTTGCGACATGGCGCTAAAAAAGAACAAAGTCAGCTTGGGCTCCATGCCCAAAAAACGAAGACTGCCGAAAATTCTTCTGATGTTGTCGGCATAAGCCCTGGTAATCCCCATCAGGATTAGCAAAAGAACAAAAACCAGAATAATGTCCACAAAGGACCACTTTATTTTTTTATCATCCAGGAAACTTTCCTTCTGCATTAATACCACCCCCAATCATTACCGGTGAGTCGGTGGCCTTGTTACTTTACGGTCTTTTGTTATGTTACGGTCTTTTCGGTCTTCTTATTATTAGGTAAAACCTCTGCAAATAAACATCAGGTTTCTGGACATAATAAATTAAGCAGTGTTATTTAATACAAAGGAGGAGGGGCATGGATACCGTAGACATCCTCGTCATCGTTTCGCTTTTTTTGCTGATCATTGCCGGGATACTCTTATATTCTACCAAAAAAACTCCTATAAAAAAATTAAATATTAACCAATCCCTCCCTTCCGGCACAGAATTCAGTCAGGAACTGGCGCCACAACCCTCTTCAAAGGCTGTGTCAGAATTTATTCCCGAACTTCCGGCAAGTTACGGGGAAAGCCGTTTAACAGCTTTGGTAAGAGACCCTTATTGGGTTTATTTATACTGGGAAATTACGGAAAA
This region of Thermincola ferriacetica genomic DNA includes:
- a CDS encoding CPBP family intramembrane glutamic endopeptidase, whose translation is MQKESFLDDKKIKWSFVDIILVFVLLLILMGITRAYADNIRRIFGSLRFLGMEPKLTLFFFSAMSQAFYILVVTGIIFWFRKATLAEIGLTTHNFLQTLFIGVGGGFVLVFLILLLGVIMVIITKTTPPPQDVATYLLAMDGKWSRLLAFFLGSVMAPLSEEIYFRGMVYPVFRDRFGRLPGMVISGLIFSLMHRDLFRFIPIAVGGIGLAYLFERTKSLWASIFAHSTWNTVMLLLMATGSRLAP